Proteins encoded in a region of the Streptomyces sp. PCS3-D2 genome:
- a CDS encoding hydrogen peroxide-inducible genes activator — MAVGNRGAKQPTLAQLRAFAAVAEHLHFRDAAAAIGMSQPALSGAVSALEEALGVQLLERTTRKVLLSPAGERIAARAQVVLDAVGGLLEEAEAVRAPFTGTLRLGVIPTVAPYLLPTVLGLFHRRYPRMDLQVHEEQTGSLVEGLAGGRLDLLLLAVPLGVPGVTELPLFDEDFVLLAPREHALAGRRDIPLDELRDLQLLLLDEGHCLRDQALDICREAGRTTGADVTTTAAGLSTLVQLVAGGLGVTLLPRTALRLETARNEYLSTGCFAEPAPSRRIALAMRTGTARQEEFAAIAAALREAVRPLPVWPTD, encoded by the coding sequence GTGGCTGTCGGTAATAGGGGAGCGAAGCAGCCGACCCTCGCTCAGCTGCGCGCCTTCGCGGCGGTCGCCGAGCACCTGCACTTCCGCGACGCCGCCGCGGCCATCGGTATGAGCCAGCCGGCGCTCTCCGGTGCCGTCTCGGCGCTGGAGGAGGCCCTCGGCGTGCAACTGCTGGAGCGCACCACCCGCAAGGTGCTGCTGTCCCCCGCGGGAGAGCGGATCGCCGCCCGGGCCCAGGTGGTGCTCGACGCCGTCGGCGGGCTGCTGGAGGAGGCCGAGGCGGTGCGGGCCCCCTTCACCGGGACGCTGCGGCTGGGGGTGATCCCCACCGTGGCGCCCTACCTGCTGCCGACCGTGCTGGGGCTGTTCCACCGGCGCTACCCGCGGATGGACCTCCAGGTGCACGAGGAGCAGACCGGTTCGCTGGTGGAGGGGCTGGCGGGCGGGCGCCTGGACCTGCTCCTGCTGGCGGTGCCGCTCGGCGTCCCCGGAGTGACCGAACTGCCGCTCTTCGACGAGGACTTCGTGCTGCTCGCGCCCCGGGAGCACGCGCTGGCCGGCCGCCGCGACATCCCGCTCGACGAGCTGCGCGACCTCCAGCTGTTGCTGCTCGACGAGGGGCACTGCCTGCGGGACCAGGCCCTCGACATCTGCCGGGAGGCCGGACGGACCACCGGGGCGGACGTCACCACGACCGCCGCCGGACTGTCCACGCTCGTACAACTGGTCGCCGGGGGACTGGGGGTGACGCTGTTGCCGCGCACCGCGCTGCGACTGGAGACCGCCCGCAACGAATACCTCTCCACCGGCTGCTTCGCCGAACCGGCGCCCTCGCGGCGGATCGCCCTGGCCATGCGTACGGGGACCGCCCGCCAGGAGGAGTTCGCGGCGATCGCCGCCGCCCTGCGTGAAGCCGTACGCCCGCTCCCCGTGTGGCCCACCGACTGA